CGCGCCGGGGCGAGGTCATCCACGCCGCCGGCGTGCTCGCCGTCGGTGCCGTGGCCGTCCTCCTCACGACGCTCGGCGTCGAGTTCATCGGAGCCGCCACGCTGGCCGTCGACGTGCCGAGGTGGCGGGCGGTCGGCGCGCTCGCCCTGCTGCTCCTCGCGCTCGTCTGCTTCGCCGCGCTCGCGTCCGGTGATGGCGAGGACCGGCTCGGGGACGACGGTGACGGCGGCGGGGACGACCAGCCGGTCGAGTCGCGGGCGTGGTACGCCAGGTTCGACGACCTCTGATTACCGCAGGAACGGCACCTTCCGCCAGAGCCGGAGCGAGGCCGAAAGCGCCCGGGCGTACCACTCGGACGGGACGCCGAGGGGCGGGGTGACCGGGTAGTTCCTCGCCGCGATGGTCTGTGACTCCGTGTACCGCATGAGCCCCTCCTCGCCGTGGCGACGACCGATTCCCGAGTCCTTCCGGCCGCCCATCGGTGCGTCGATGGCCGCCCAGGTCTCGAGGTAGCCGCCGTTGATGGTGACCGTCCCGGTGTCGATGGCCCGGGCGACGGCCCGTCCGCGGTCGCGGTCGGTCGTCCAGACGCTCGCGTTGAGCCCGTAGTCGGTGTCGTTCGTCCGCTCGATGGCCTCGCGCTCGCCGGAGACCGGTGCGACGCTCACGACCGGGCCGAACGTCTCCTCGCAGGCGGCCCGGGCGTCGTCAGGCAGGCCGGTGAGGACCGTGGGCTCGTAGAAGTACGGGCCGAGGTCGGGCCGGTGGTCGCCGCCGACGTGGACCGTCGCACCCCGTTCGCGGGCGTCGGCGACGTGTGCCTCCACGGTCTCGAGCTGGTCTGCCGAGGCGAGCGAGCCAACGTCCACACCGTACCGGTAGCCCGCCCCGAGCGAGAGGTCGGAGACGGCGGCGACGAACCGCGAGCGGAACTCGTCGTACAGCGACTCGTCGACGAAGACGCGCTCGGTGCCGATGCAGAGCTGGCCGGCGTTCGTGAAGCACGCGCCGACGACCCCCTCGACGGCCTCGTCGAGGTCGGCGTCGTCGAGCACCACGACCGAGTTCTTCCCGCCGAGTTCGAGGGAGCAGTCCACGAGGTTGCGGCCCGCGGCGGCGGCGACCTCGCGGCCCGTGGCGGTCGAGCCGGTGAAGCTGACGTAGTCCACCGAGTCGACCAGCGCAGGCCCGAGTTCCCCGCCGTCGCCGGTGACGACCTGCACGAGGTCGTGGGGGAGGCCCGCCTCGCGCAGGAGTTCGACGAGCGCCAGCGCGGTGTACGGCGTCGTCTCCGCGGGCTTCAGCACGACGGCGTTCCCGGCGAGCAGCGCGGGGAGCGCGTCGGAGATGGCGAGCGTGATGGGGTAGTTCCAGGGTGCGATGACGCCGACGACGCCGACCGGATGGTGGACGACCTCGGCCGTCGAGGAGAGCAGGGGGACGGCGGCATCGCGTCGCTCGGTCGCGAGCATCTCCGGAGCGCGGTAGCCGTAGTAGCGGCTCGTGAGTGCCACGTCGAGCACCTCCTCGAAGGCGTGGGCGCGGGACTTGCCGCTCTCGAGCTGGGCGAGGTCGAGCAGCTCGTCCTGACGGTCGAGGACGATGTCGTGGAGGCGTTTCACGACGGCGGCGCGCTCCTCGGGCGAGCGGTCGGCCCAGCGTTCCTGCGCCGCGGCGGCCCGCTCGACGGCGTACTCGACGTCCGCGGGCTCGCACTCGGTCACGGTCGCAGCGGTCCCACCGGTGAACACCTCGGTGACGGCGCGGCGGTCGCGGTCGTCGTCGGCCGTCGCCACGAGGCCGTCGAGCCGCTCGAAGCGCGCCCGGGTCAGCGTCGACGGGAGGGCGTCGTCGGCCAGCAGGTCGGTCATGGCCGGTGCTACGGGGCGGGGGAGTAAAACCGTGTCCGAGCGGTCACTCGGCGTCGGCCGCGGCCTCGCTCGGCATCCGGTCGGAGAAGTCCCAGGTGTACGCCTTCGTCACGTCGACCGCGATGCGGACCTCCTCGCGGTCGGGGTCGAGCAGGTTCCGCGCGAGGTCGGAGTCGGTGCCGCCGAGGTAGCGGTCGAGGAGGCGACGCAGCAGCGCCTTCTCCTCGTCGGGCCCGACGGCCGCGATTCCCTGCCCGCGGATGCCGCGGTACGGCGGTCGGTTCGTCGAGATCTCGAACGCGACGGTGTCGTCCTCGCGGAGGTAGCGCACCACGTCGGCCGACGCGGCCGTCGCGCAGGCCAGCTGGCCCGCCTCGGGGTCGTACTCGAACCAGAGCGACAGCATCCAGAGCCCGCCCTTCGGCGTGCGACAGGCGAGCCTGACGGGTATCCGGGCGTCGTCCAGGAACGCGGCCACGTCGTCGTGGTCCCACGCCCCGCGGAGCGGGAACATCAGCGGACGACCGTCACCGGGCAGTGGGCACGTCGGACGACGGCCTCGGCGACGCTGCCGAGCAGGATGCGGCTGACGCCCGTACGTCCGTGGCTGCCGATGAGTATCTGGTCGATGTCGTTCTCGTCGGCGTACTCGTTGATGGAGCGGGCCGGTCGGCCGACGACGACCTCCGTCTCCAGTTCGGCGTCGTACTCGTCGGCGATCTCCTGGGCCCGGGCGAGCAGCTCCTCGGCCGCCTGCTCCTCCTGCTCGTACCACTCCTCCCAGTAGCCGGGGAGGCCGCCGTCGAACGGGGCGCTGTACCCCGCCTCCATCAGGTCGATGACGTTCAGGACGACGACCTCGGCGTCCGGGTGGGTCGTCAGCGCGTGCTCCAGTGCCGTCCGTGCCTGTTCGGACTCGTCGAAGGGGACCAGGATTCTGTCGACCATATCTGAACCCTCACCCGTCAGCCGCTTAAAATGTCGCACGACTCCCGCGGGGTGGGAACGTCAGTCGAGGGCCTCGACGCCGAAGCTCGCGGTGTGAACGTCGCCGTCGACGGCGAACTGCGTCGTCTCCATCTCCCCGTCGACGAACTCGGGAAGGCGGTCGACGAACCGCTCGTAGTGGTCCGTCTCGATGTGTGCCTCCGCCGACGCCGCG
The sequence above is drawn from the Haloarchaeobius salinus genome and encodes:
- a CDS encoding succinic semialdehyde dehydrogenase, which encodes MTDLLADDALPSTLTRARFERLDGLVATADDDRDRRAVTEVFTGGTAATVTECEPADVEYAVERAAAAQERWADRSPEERAAVVKRLHDIVLDRQDELLDLAQLESGKSRAHAFEEVLDVALTSRYYGYRAPEMLATERRDAAVPLLSSTAEVVHHPVGVVGVIAPWNYPITLAISDALPALLAGNAVVLKPAETTPYTALALVELLREAGLPHDLVQVVTGDGGELGPALVDSVDYVSFTGSTATGREVAAAAGRNLVDCSLELGGKNSVVVLDDADLDEAVEGVVGACFTNAGQLCIGTERVFVDESLYDEFRSRFVAAVSDLSLGAGYRYGVDVGSLASADQLETVEAHVADARERGATVHVGGDHRPDLGPYFYEPTVLTGLPDDARAACEETFGPVVSVAPVSGEREAIERTNDTDYGLNASVWTTDRDRGRAVARAIDTGTVTINGGYLETWAAIDAPMGGRKDSGIGRRHGEEGLMRYTESQTIAARNYPVTPPLGVPSEWYARALSASLRLWRKVPFLR
- a CDS encoding pyridoxamine 5'-phosphate oxidase family protein, giving the protein MFPLRGAWDHDDVAAFLDDARIPVRLACRTPKGGLWMLSLWFEYDPEAGQLACATAASADVVRYLREDDTVAFEISTNRPPYRGIRGQGIAAVGPDEEKALLRRLLDRYLGGTDSDLARNLLDPDREEVRIAVDVTKAYTWDFSDRMPSEAAADAE
- a CDS encoding universal stress protein, giving the protein MVDRILVPFDESEQARTALEHALTTHPDAEVVVLNVIDLMEAGYSAPFDGGLPGYWEEWYEQEEQAAEELLARAQEIADEYDAELETEVVVGRPARSINEYADENDIDQILIGSHGRTGVSRILLGSVAEAVVRRAHCPVTVVR